From the Natronococcus sp. AD-5 genome, one window contains:
- a CDS encoding Lrp/AsnC family transcriptional regulator — translation MSDALDERDIEILCAIAEHESFSTEDLHEITEIPKSTVHYRIQNMKESGVIKNDLFEIDREKLGLEITIISEVWAEFGEGYHEEIGRKLAEIEGVNEVYFTMGDTDFVVISRLTSRDMVEGLVEEYEAIDEIRRTSSKFAITTIKEDASIGMIRDYEKEMLLSGL, via the coding sequence ATGAGTGACGCACTAGACGAGCGCGATATCGAGATTCTCTGTGCGATCGCGGAGCATGAGTCGTTCAGCACCGAAGACCTCCACGAGATTACGGAAATACCGAAGTCGACGGTCCACTATCGAATTCAAAATATGAAAGAGAGCGGTGTTATCAAAAATGATTTGTTCGAGATCGACCGCGAGAAGCTTGGACTCGAGATTACCATCATCTCGGAAGTCTGGGCGGAGTTCGGAGAAGGATATCACGAGGAGATCGGCCGCAAGCTCGCCGAGATCGAGGGCGTGAACGAGGTCTATTTTACGATGGGGGACACCGATTTCGTCGTCATTTCGCGGTTGACGTCGCGCGATATGGTCGAGGGGCTCGTCGAAGAGTACGAGGCGATCGACGAGATTCGACGAACGAGCTCGAAGTTCGCGATCACGACGATCAAGGAGGACGCCAGTATCGGGATGATTCGAGATTACGAAAAGGAGATGTTGCTGTCCGGACTGTGA